In a genomic window of Stegostoma tigrinum isolate sSteTig4 chromosome 45, sSteTig4.hap1, whole genome shotgun sequence:
- the LOC132207328 gene encoding uncharacterized protein DDB_G0271670-like has protein sequence MYNTKAAAYLYCLVLATTLEIGTGVAARSPETSTECTGTSCSTSTPSSTSITTSSTNTHSSTSITASSTKIPSSTSFPTSSTNTPSSTSITTSSTNTPSSTSVTTSSTNTASSTSITTSSTNTPSTTSITTSSTNTPSSTSVTTSSTNTPSSTSITTSSTNTPSSTFITTSSTNTPSSTSATTSSTNTPSSTSITNSSTNTHSSTSITTSSTNTPSSTSITTSSTNTPSSTSITTSSSNTHSSTSITTTPSSTSITTSSTNIPSTISVTTSSTNTPSTTSITTSSTNTPSSTSITTSSTNTLSSTSITTSTSTPSSTSSTTSSTNTPSSTSITTSSTNTPSSTSVTTSNTNTPSSTSITTSSTNTPCTTSSTSSTNSPSSTSITTSSTNTPSTTSITTSSTSTPSSTSHQYTQQHIRFQQ, from the exons AAATCGGGACAGGTGTGGCAGCAAGATCCCCAGAGACAAGTACAGAGTGTACTGGAACGTCCTGCAGCACCAGcacacccagcagcacatccattaccaccagcagcaccaacacacacagcagcacatccattaccGCCAGTAGCACCAAAATACCCAGCAGCACATCTTTTCCCACCAGTAGCACCAAcacacccagcagcacatccattaccaccagcagcaccaacacacccagcagcacatccGTTACCACCAGTAGCACCAATACAGccagcagcacatccattacTACCAGCAGCACCAATACACCCAGCACCACATCCATTACCACCAGTAGCACCAAcacacccagcagcacatccGTTACCACCAGTAGCACCAAcacacccagcagcacatccattaccaccagtagcaccaacacacccagcagcacattcattaccaccagcagcaccaatacacccagcagcacatccGCTACCACCAGTAGCACCAAtacacccagcagcacatccattaccAACAGCAGCACCAATACACAcagcagcacatccattaccACCAGTAGCACCAAtacacccagcagcacatccattaccACTAGTAGCACCAAcacacccagcagcacatccattaccaccagcagctccaaCACACAcagcagcacatccattaccACCA cacccagcagcacatccattaccACCAGCAGCACCAATATACCGAGCACCATATCCGTTACCACCAGTAGCACCAATACACCCAGCACCACATCCATTACTACCAGCAGCACCAAtacacccagcagcacatccattaccACCAGTAGCACCAATACACTcagcagcacatccattaccaccagcaccagcacacccagcagcacatccagTACCACCAGCAGCACCAAcacacccagcagcacatccattaccaccagcagcaccaacacacccagcagcacatccGTTACCACCAGTAACACCAAtacacccagcagcacatccattaccACCAGTAGCACCAATACACCCTGCACCACATCCAGTACCAGTAGCACCAACtcacccagcagcacatccattaccACCAGTAGCACCAATACACCCAGCACCACATCCATTACCACCAGCAGCACCAGcacacccagcagcacatcc caccaatacacccagcagcacatccGTTTCCAGCAGTAG